TAGGGCAGTCGCCAGCCGGTGACACCGCCGATGTCCAGCCCAGCGGCCCAGGCTTTCGCGTCCGCCCAGGTCATCAGTCCGTCCGCGTCGAAGCCGGAAGTCCGTGCGTAGTCCGCATCGGCCAGCCAGGTCAGATCGGCGATGGTGTCGTAATACGCCAGCCCGCCGAGCCGCGGCAGCAGTTCGGCGCGAGCCGGGCCGGACAGCGCACTCGCCAGAACGGAAAGAACAATCAGGTTTTGCAGCTTCATGACCTCGCACCTCCTTGCCGACAGGCACTGAAGAATGACCCACGGAGTAATGATGGATGCGCAAACCGGACGACTGCATTCGCGCGGCAGGCAACGCCGTGCGCCCTGATGTGGCCGGGGGCGCGCCTTCATCAAGGTTTAGCTCAAGAACGCCGGCTCTGCCCGGCCGCAAAAGATGACTTCGGCCGGATACTCAGTGCCGGCGGGTGCGTGCTGCGTAGCCGGCAAGACCCAGACCGGCCAGCAGCAAGGCCCAGGTGAGGGCTCGGGAATGGGCGGCGCGACGGTGAGCGAGCCGACGAAATGTGCGTCGTCGGCCAGACCGTTGCCGGAGGTGATACCGATGTAGAGGCCGCGGCCGAGGATATTCGACTCGTCGTCATACACGTCGGTCGCGACGGAACGCCAGTCGGCCGAGGACCACTCGACGCGGTAGGCCTCGCCTGTGAAGCTCTGCAGGATTTCAAAGACTGACTGTGGGAGCTTCCACAATCACCGCTCCACCGCTCGCGCCTTGCAGGCGCGAGCGGTGGAGCGGTGCGTCAGGCCAGATTGCGCAGCGTCTTTTCGCGCGCCCACTGGCGGGTGCCTGCGGCGGCGATGAAGCCGGTGTGATCGTCGACATCGAACACGCCCGCGTCGGCGATCACACCGGCGGCCTTCAGCAGCGTGCGGCCGCCATCGTCGAGCATCAGCGCCTTCAGATGACCGAAGGCGTCGCGCACGAAATCGATGGCCGCGGCATCGGCAGACAGTTCGACCGCACCCGACGACGACAGCACGATGGCCACCGCGTCGAACATGACCGACGGCGTGCCGGCGAGCTGGCCGTCGGCCGCAAACGTCGAACCGTCGCGCAGCTTCGCGCCGCCGACCTTGGGTGCGACGAGTTTCACCGTGGCACCGGCTTTCTCCAGCGCCGTGTGCAGCGCCTCGATCGCTGCATCGTCGGTGCCGTCATTCATCAGGATGGCGACGACCCGTCCGGTCAGCGTGTTGCGACCGTTGCCGATGGTGCGCAGCGCCGGTGACGGTGCGCGGTCCTGCACCGGTCGTGCCGCAGCGGGCGGCGCAGGCATGTCGGACAGGCCGAGACCGTCGGCCACGCGCCGCGCCAGCGCCTCGTCGATGTGGCGCAGATGACCGACCATCGCGGCGCGGATATGCGGGTGCTCGACCTTGGACAGTTCGAACACGAGTGCGGAGGCGATGTGCGCCTGTTCATGCTCGGTCTGGCTGCGCCAGAACTGACGCGCCTGGCTGTAGTGGTCGGCGAACGTGTCGGCGCGGATGCGGCCACGCTGTCCGCCTTCGTCGATGGCCATGCTGCGGAAGCCCGTGTCCGGTGATTCGCGCGCCACATCCGGGGCCAGCGTATTCGGTTCATAGGCCACGCGCCCCTTGGGCTGTCCCATCTGCATGTGACCGTCGCGCTGCTGGTTCGAGAACGGGCACTTCGGCGCATTGACAGGAATCTGGTGGAAATTGGCCGAGCAGAGACGCGACAGCTGGGTGTCGAGATAGGAATGCAGCCGCCCCTGCAGCAGCGGGTCGTTCGAAAAGTCGATGCCGGGCACCAGATGCGACGGGCAGAACGCCACCTGTTCGGTTTCGGCGAAGAAGTTGTCCGGCCAGCGATCCAGCACCATGCGGCCGATTTCCTGCAGCGGCACCAGCTCCTCCGGAATCAGCTTGGTCGAATCGAGATGGTCGAACGGGAAAGTGGCCGCCTCTTCTTCGGTGAACAACTGCACCGAAAAGGTCCATTCGGGGAAGTTGCCGGCGGCGATGGCCTCGAACAGGTCGCGCCGGTGAAAGTCGGGGTCGGCGCCGGCGATCTTTACCGCTTCGTCCCACACGGTCGATTGCAGACCGAGCACCGGACGCCAGTGGAACTTCACGAAGGTCGATTTGCCGGCCGCATCGATCAGCCTGAAGCTGTGGATGCCGAAGCCTTCCATCATGCGCAGCGAGCGCGGCAGCGTGCGGTCGGACATGGCCCACATGACCATGTGCATCGATTCCGGCGTCAGCGAAATGAAGTCCCAGAAGGTGTCATGCGCCGAGCCGGCCTGCGGAAAGCCGCGGTCCGGTTCCATCTTCACGGCATGGATCAGATCGGGAAACTTGATCGCATCCTGGATGAAGAACACCGGAATGTTGTTGCCGACCAGGTCCCAGTTGCCCTGCTGCGTATAGAACTTGATCGCGAAGCCGCGCACGTCGCGCGGCGTGTCGACCGAGCCGGAGCCGCCAGCCACCGTCGACATGCGGCTGAACACTGGCGTACGCGTGCCGACTTCGGTCAGTACTGCAGCGGTGGTGTACTCGGCCAGCGAGTGCGTCAGTTCGAAGTAGCCGTGCGCGCCGCTGCCGCGCGCATGCACGATGCGCTCCGGAATGCGCTCATGGTCGAAGTGGGTGATCTTCTCGCGCAGGATGAAATCTTCCAGCAGCGTGGGCCCGCGCGGATGGGCACGCAGCGAGTTCTGGTTGTCGGCAATCTCCAGCCCCTGATTCGTGGTCAGTACCGGATGGTCTGCGCCGGCCGGCTGATGCAGCTCGCCGCCGTTGCCGGGGCAAGCGCCGGCCGATCGAGGGGCGGTGGTCTTTTCCGTGCTGTCGTGCTTCTTCATGCGGTGTGTCCTTCGGCTGTGCTGTGGGGCGCGGAGGCGCGCGGGAAATCGGTGGCGCCGGGTTCAGCCGTGCAGAAATTCGAGCACGTCGGCGATGAAGCGTTCCTTGTGGCTGGCGAACAGGCCGTGCGGCGCGCCTTCGTATTCGATGAAGCGGGCGTGCTGGATGGCGCGCGCGGTCAGGCGCGATGACGATTCGATCGGCACGATCTTGTCGTCGCTGCCGTGGATGATCAGTGTGGGCACCGTGAACGACGCCAGGTCGCCGCGGAAGTCGGTACTCGAAAAGGCCTTCGCGCAGGCGAGCGTCGCCTTCAGGCTGGCCTGCATCGATACCGAGCAGGCCCACGCCATCACCTCGTCGCTGACCGGGTGCGACACCATGCCCACGCCGAAGAAGTTCTTGAAGAAGGGTGGCCAGAAGGCGGCGCGATCCTGTGCGATGGCGGCGGCGGTTTCATCGAACTTCGCCTGCTCGACACCCTCCGGGTTGTCGTCGGTCTTCAGCCGGAACGGCAAGGTCGACGCCACCAGCACGGCCTGCTTCACCTGATTGCCGGCGTGGCGTGACATGTAGCGCGCCACCTCGCCGCCGCCCATCGAAAAGCCGAGCAGGGTGGCGTCATGCGCACCGGTCTGTTCCAGCACGTCGGCCAGATCGTCGGACAGCGTGTCGTAGTCATAACCGGTCCATGGCTGGTCCGAGCGGCCGAAGCCGCGCCGGTCGTAACTGATGGCGCGCATGCCGGCGTCGGCGATGGCCATCGACAGGTCGTCGAAACTGTCGGCCGACAACGGCCAGCCGTGGGTCATGACGACCGGGCGGCCCTGACCCCAGTCCTTCACGTAAAGCTTCACGCCGTCGCGCGTGGTGACATGGTTCATGGTGATCTCCGTTTCTTCGATGCAGTGCATGCCGGTTCGCGCGGAGCGCGGCCGGACGGTCATTCCCGAAGCGCGGGAATTTCAGGTCTTGCCGGCCTTCTTGCGGGCGGCCGTGAGGCAGTGGCTGCGCGTATCGCTCGCCATGGCTTCGCATTTCGCGACTGCGCGCTGGTAGTCGGCATCACGGCGCGTGTCGACTGGCGTCTGTGCGACGCTGCCCCCGGCGCCGGCCTTGGCCTTGGCCAGCGCGCTCGTCTGTGTCGCCTTGGCGTCGGCAAGACAGCGCGCCTTGTCTGCGCCCACCTGCTCATCGCATCGCTCACGCGCAACTGCGTACTCCGCCTCGGCGCGCACCACGGGGATGGCAGCGGCATCCGACAGATGGCCGCTGCGACGGAAGGCGAGTTCGGCATGCGCCACCGCCTGCACGGCGCGCGCTTCCTCGACGCAAATGTCCTTGCTGTTGCTGGTCAGTTCATCGCACACCGCCCTCGCGTTCGTGAAGGTCGACGCGATGCGCCCTGATTCAAGTTCGAACTCGAAGCGGCTCATCGGCCCGGCTGCAAGTGCCGG
The sequence above is a segment of the Methyloversatilis sp. RAC08 genome. Coding sequences within it:
- a CDS encoding alpha/beta fold hydrolase, translated to MNHVTTRDGVKLYVKDWGQGRPVVMTHGWPLSADSFDDLSMAIADAGMRAISYDRRGFGRSDQPWTGYDYDTLSDDLADVLEQTGAHDATLLGFSMGGGEVARYMSRHAGNQVKQAVLVASTLPFRLKTDDNPEGVEQAKFDETAAAIAQDRAAFWPPFFKNFFGVGMVSHPVSDEVMAWACSVSMQASLKATLACAKAFSSTDFRGDLASFTVPTLIIHGSDDKIVPIESSSRLTARAIQHARFIEYEGAPHGLFASHKERFIADVLEFLHG
- a CDS encoding catalase — translated: MKKHDSTEKTTAPRSAGACPGNGGELHQPAGADHPVLTTNQGLEIADNQNSLRAHPRGPTLLEDFILREKITHFDHERIPERIVHARGSGAHGYFELTHSLAEYTTAAVLTEVGTRTPVFSRMSTVAGGSGSVDTPRDVRGFAIKFYTQQGNWDLVGNNIPVFFIQDAIKFPDLIHAVKMEPDRGFPQAGSAHDTFWDFISLTPESMHMVMWAMSDRTLPRSLRMMEGFGIHSFRLIDAAGKSTFVKFHWRPVLGLQSTVWDEAVKIAGADPDFHRRDLFEAIAAGNFPEWTFSVQLFTEEEAATFPFDHLDSTKLIPEELVPLQEIGRMVLDRWPDNFFAETEQVAFCPSHLVPGIDFSNDPLLQGRLHSYLDTQLSRLCSANFHQIPVNAPKCPFSNQQRDGHMQMGQPKGRVAYEPNTLAPDVARESPDTGFRSMAIDEGGQRGRIRADTFADHYSQARQFWRSQTEHEQAHIASALVFELSKVEHPHIRAAMVGHLRHIDEALARRVADGLGLSDMPAPPAAARPVQDRAPSPALRTIGNGRNTLTGRVVAILMNDGTDDAAIEALHTALEKAGATVKLVAPKVGGAKLRDGSTFAADGQLAGTPSVMFDAVAIVLSSSGAVELSADAAAIDFVRDAFGHLKALMLDDGGRTLLKAAGVIADAGVFDVDDHTGFIAAAGTRQWAREKTLRNLA